The stretch of DNA ctttgTGCATAGAGTTTTCTGCGTCCGGATGCTCTCAATAAGCATCTCACGTGTTTCCATGGCAATGTGAAGGCTTTCCATTGTccaatttgcaagaaaatgttCAAAGGGCATTTGCCGCAGCATATGCGTATACATAAGAATTTGAAGCCTCATGGATGCGCTGACTGTGGGACGGCTTTTACACAGCGGAGTCAATTGGTGGTGCATCAGAGGATTCATTCGGGTGAACGGCCATATCGATGCCAGGTGTGCTGGCAGGCATTTGCTCATTCGAGTGTGCTCAAGTTGCACATTAGGAAGCATACGGGGGAGAAACCCTTCAAGTGTCCCCTGTGCAATGGGGAGACGGCTTTTTCGCAGCTGCCGCACCTCAAGAAACACATGCAGGCCATTCATAAGCAGGACAAGCCGTACATGTGTGAATCGTGCAGTCAGTTTTTCCGGACTAAGATCGAGCATATGCAGCACGTAGCTGAGTGCGCCAAGCAGGAAGAGcaacaaaatggaaattggGAGGTCAGCATATGCTTCTTCTGCTAATGATTTACTATCAAATGATTTATGTGCATATGCTTCATCTGCATATGCTTTTTCTACTTCACAGAGCGACACTGAGGACAATTTGGAGACCCCAATGGCGCTAAGTCGTATGCGTTTACTCGTGGCTGTACtcataaagaaaatcagcTCAGAGGAACGTCTCAAGGTGTTGGGCTTTGAGAAACGCTTAATTGACAACGTACTAATTGATTCACTGAAATTCGGCAAACGTCCCGTCTGTGAGGATGAGACAAAATCCGAAGCAGAGAGGTTGCGCATAAATATTCGCGAATTGCTCGATTGGACTGTACCGCAGCAATTTATGGAAAAGTTCAAAAGTGAACAAAAGAGCACGGAAGAATTGCTCGAAGAGTTGGCcagctaagaaaaaaatgcgtttgtcacattt from Lutzomyia longipalpis isolate SR_M1_2022 chromosome 4, ASM2433408v1 encodes:
- the LOC129795572 gene encoding zinc finger protein 436-like, translating into MRKSRRLSQKAAAAAKSTKIANNPSKVPKIEPKEEPRKPPIVAIESPKNEENPHTESSPKRKRNTKKYICDVCEKSFQGLNDLRKHARIHNDERPYPCPQCDKKFRQAGCLKNHVASQHGSDVQYICDYCNKAFPIKERLRLHLRIHTGEKPYKCTICPKQFARGGQLSQHMLSHNGVKKHRCNFCPSAFSCSANLKLHTKAHNDERDYTCHKCGKSFLRPDALNKHLTCFHGNVKAFHCPICKKMFKGHLPQHMRIHKNLKPHGCADCGTAFTQRSQLVVHQRIHSGERPYRCQVCWQAFAHSSVLKLHIRKHTGEKPFKCPLCNGETAFSQLPHLKKHMQAIHKQDKPYMCESCSQFFRTKIEHMQHVAECAKQEEQQNGNWESDTEDNLETPMALSRMRLLVAVLIKKISSEERLKVLGFEKRLIDNVLIDSLKFGKRPVCEDETKSEAERLRINIRELLDWTVPQQFMEKFKSEQKSTEELLEELAS